One stretch of Elephas maximus indicus isolate mEleMax1 chromosome 22, mEleMax1 primary haplotype, whole genome shotgun sequence DNA includes these proteins:
- the THAP7 gene encoding THAP domain-containing protein 7 has protein sequence MPRHCSAAGCCTRDTRETRNRGISFHRLPKKDNPRRGLWLANCQRLDPSGQGLWDPASEYIYFCSKHFEENCFELVGISGYHRLKEGAVPTIFESFSKLRRTCKTKGRSYPPGPPEVSRLQRCRKRCSEGRGPTTPFSPPPPADIPCFPVEEASAPAALPTSPAGRLEPGLSSPFSDLLGPLGAQADEAGCSTQPSPECEPERQPSPLEPRPVSPSAYMLRLPPPAGAYIQNEHSYQVGSALLWKRRAEAALDALDKAQRQLQACKRREQRLRLRLTKLQQERAREKRAQADARQTLKEHVQDFAMQLGSSLA, from the exons ATGCCGCGTCACTGTTCCGCCGCCGGCTGCTGCACACGGGACACGCGCGAAACGCGCAACCGCGGCATCTCCTTCCACAG ACTTCCCAAGAAAGACAACCCGCGACGAGGCTTGTGGTTGGCCAACTGCCAGCGGCTGGACCCGAGCGGCCAGGGCCTGTGGGACCCGGCGTCCGAGTACATCTACTTCTGTTCCAAGCACTTCGAAGAGAATTGCTTCGAGCTGGTGGGAATCAG CGGGTATCACAGGCTGAAGGAAGGGGCGGTCCCCACGATATTTGAGTCTTTCTCCAAGTTGCGTCGGACATGCAAGACTAAGGGGCGCAGTTACCCACCTGGTCCTCCTGAAGTCAGTCGGCTCCAGCGATGCAGGAAACG CTGCTCTGAAGGCCGTGGACCCACaactccattttctcctcctccacCTGCTGACATCCCCTGCTTTCCCGTAGAAGAGGCCTCAGCACCTGCGGCTTTGCCGACCTCTCCAGCTGGGAGGCTGGAGCCTGGCCTCAGCAGCCCCTTCTCAGACCTCCTGGGGCCCCTGGGCGCCCAGGCAGATGAAGCAGGCTGCAGCACCCAGCCTTCTCCGGAGTGCGAGCCGGAGCGGCAGCCCTCCCCTCTGGAGCCTCGGCCTGTCTCCCCCTCAGCGTACATGCTGCGCCTGCCACCCCCCGCGGGGGCCTACATCCAAAATGAGCACAGCTATCAGGTGGGCAGTGCCCTGCTCTGGAAGAGGCGGGCCGAGGCAGCCCTCGATGCCCTGGACAAGGCCCAGCGCCAGCTGCAGGCCTGCAAGCGACGGGAGCAGCGGCTACGGCTGCGCCTCACCAAGCTGCAGCAGGAGCGGGCGCGGGAGAAGCGGGCACAGGCTGACGCCCGCCAGACTCTGAAGGAGCACGTGCAGGACTTTGCCATGCAGCTGGGCAGCAGCTTGGCCTGA
- the LOC126065547 gene encoding tubulin alpha-3 chain-like codes for MPSDKTIGGGDDSFNTFFSETGAGKHVPRAVFVDLEPTVVDEVRTGTYRQLFHPEQLITGKEDAANNYARGHYTIGKEIVDLVLDRIRKLADLCTGLQGFLIFHSFGGGTGSGFASLLMERLSVDYGKKSKLEFAIYPAPQVSTAVVEPYNSILTTHTTLEHSDCAFMVDNEAIYDICRRNLDIERPTYTNLNRLIGQIVSSITASLRFDGALNVDLTEFQTNLVPYPRIHFPLATYAPVISAEKAYHEQLSVAEITNACFEPANQMVKCDPRHGKYMACCMLYRGDVVPKDVNAAIATIKTKRTIQFVDWCPTGFKVGINYQPPTVVPGGDLAKVQRAVCMLSNTTAIAEAWARLDHKFDLMYAKRAFVHWYVGEGMEEGEFSEAREDLAALEKDYEEVGVDSVEAEAEEGEEY; via the exons ATGCCAAGTGACAAAACCATCGGCGGTGGGGACGACTCGTTCAACACGTTCTTCAGTGAGACCGGGGCTGGCAAGCACGTGCCCAGGGCAGTGTTTGTGGACCTGGAGCCCACCGTGGTTG ATGAAGTGCGCACGGGGACCTACCGGCAGCTCTTCCACCCAGAGCAGCTCATTACTGGCAAGGAAGATGCAGCCAATAACTATGCCAGAGGCCATTACACCATCGGCAAAGAGATCGTCGACCTGGTGCTGGACCGGATCCGCAAACTG GCGGATCTGTGCACAGGCCTGCAGGGCTTCCTCATCTTCCACAGCTTCGGGGGAGGCACCGGCTCGGGCTTTGCGTCTCTGCTCATGGAGCGGCTCTCGGTGGACTAcggcaagaagtccaagctggagtTTGCCATTTATCCGGCGCCCCAGGTCTCCACGGCCGTGGTCGAGCCCTACAACTCCATCCTGACCACCCACACGACCCTGGAGCATTCCGACTGTGCCTTCATGGTGGACAATGAAGCCATCTATGACATCTGTCGGCGCAACCTCGACATCGAGCGGCCCACGTACACCAACCTCAACCGTCTGATTGGGCAGATCGTGTCCTCTATCACGGCCTCCCTACGATTCGACGGGGCCCTGAATGTGGACCTGACGGAATTCCAGACCAACCTGGTCCCGTACCCCCGCATCCACTTCCCCCTGGCCACCTACGCCCCGGTCATCTCGGCTGAGAAGGCCTACCACGAGCAGCTTTCTGTGGCTGAGATCACCAACGCCTGCTTTGAACCGGCCAACCAGATGGTCAAGTGTGACCCTCGCCACGGCAAGTACATGGCCTGCTGCATGCTGTACCGGGGGGACGTGGTCCCCAAAGATGTCAATGCGGCCATTGCCACCATCAAGACCAAGCGTACCATCCAGTTTGTGGACTGGTGCCCAACTGGATTTAAG GTGGGCATCAACTACCAGCCCCCCACCGTCGTCCCCGGGGGAGACCTGGCCAAGGTGCAGCGCGCCGTGTGCATGCTGAGCAACACCACGGCCATCGCCGAGGCCTGGGCTCGCCTCGACCACAAGTTCGACCTCATGTATGCCAAGCGCGCCTTTGTGCACTGGTACGTGGGGGAAGGCATGGAGGAAGGCGAGTTCTCGGAGGCCCGGGAGGACCTGGCGGCGCTGGAGAAGGATTATGAAGAGGTGGGCGTGGACTCCGTGGAAGCAGAGGCCGAGGAAGGGGAAGAATACTAG
- the LRRC74B gene encoding leucine-rich repeat-containing protein 74B isoform X2 gives MGVMAGAPCEISGENEGPEEEAGAASGPLGGVQEAAEVVDTDSDSDLEMEGAPEQGTCHLGDLVRVPLYLGPHRAFSIVPASCFQRQGSASELTLRHRGLGPQGAQILASVLSSSPHIKRLDLRDNGLCAAGAEALVGALSKSSCICDVDLSENQLGAAGVQALCAALMANPAVRKLQLAGNDLEEQAARYLAELLLVHTSLQSLDLSYNELSDGAGETLGPALAENSGLIELNMSWNHLRGPGAVAFARGLESNIFLKVLDISYNGFGDPGASAMGEVLKANNVLEELNMSNNRISAVGALGLGLGLRVNQTLRILIDSQVSREFDDLAKAVKVILPGLCVKTGVRRVEYKKELLPVFRASLPSSASN, from the exons ATGGGCGTAATGGCTGGGGCACCCTGCGAGATATCTGGGGAGAACGAAGGGCCGGAGGAAGAGGCGGGGGCGGCCTCTGGGCCTCTCGGAGGGGTCCAGGAGGCCGCGGAGGTTGTGGACACGGATTCGGATTCTGACCTGGAGATGGAAGGTGCCCCTGAACAGG GAACCTGTCATCTTGGAGACCTTGTCAGGGTGCCCCTCTACCTGGGGCCTCACAGGGCCTTCAGCATCGTGCCTGCCTCCTGCTTTCAGCGCCAAGGGAGCGCCTCAGAGCTGACCCTGCGGCACCGTGGTCTAGGGCCACAG GGGGCCCAGATTCTGGCTTCTGTGTTGTCCTCCAGTCCCCACATCAAGCGGCTGGACCTTCGAGACAATGGGCTCTGTGCAGCTGGGGCAGAAGCCCTGGTAGGGGCCCTGAGCAAAAGCAGCTGCATCTGTG ATGTGGACCTATCGGAGAACCAGCTGGGAGCAGCGGGAGTCCAGGCCCTCTGTGCCGCCCTCATGGCAAACCCAGCTGTGCGAAAGTTGCAGCTGGCAGGAAATGACCTGGAGGAGCAGGCGGCCCGGTACCTGGCTGAGCTCTTGCTGGTCCACACGAGCCTGCAGTCCCTGGACCTGAGCTATAATGAGCTGAGTGATGGAGCAG GGGAGACCCTTGGACCAGCCCTGGCAGAAAACTCAGGACTCATCGAGCTTAACATGAGCTGGAATCACCTTCGAGGCCCAGGAGCTGTAGCCTTTGCCAGGGGACTGGAG TCAAACATCTTCCTGAAAGTCCTGGACATCTCATACAATGGCTTTGGTGACCCTGGGGCCTCTGCCATGGGTGAGGTCCTCAAGGCCAACAACGTGCTGGAGGAGCTCAACATGAG CAACAACCGCATCTCAGCAGTGGGagccctgggcctgggcctgggcctccgGGTCAACCAGACACTGAGGATTCTTATT GATAGCCAGGTGAGCAGAGAGTTTGATGACCTTGCTAAAGCAGTGAAGGTAATTCTTCCAGGGCTGTGCGTAAAAACTGGTGTTCGCAGAGTGGAATACAAAAAAGAGTTGCTGCCAGTCTTCAGAGCATCCCTACCATCATCTGCTTCTAACTGA
- the LRRC74B gene encoding leucine-rich repeat-containing protein 74B isoform X1 — protein sequence MGVMAGAPCEISGENEGPEEEAGAASGPLGGVQEAAEVVDTDSDSDLEMEGAPEQGTCHLGDLVRVPLYLGPHRAFSIVPASCFQRQGSASELTLRHRGLGPQGAQILASVLSSSPHIKRLDLRDNGLCAAGAEALVGALSKSSCICDVDLSENQLGAAGVQALCAALMANPAVRKLQLAGNDLEEQAARYLAELLLVHTSLQSLDLSYNELSDGAGETLGPALAENSGLIELNMSWNHLRGPGAVAFARGLESNIFLKVLDISYNGFGDPGASAMGEVLKANNVLEELNMSNNRISAVGALGLGLGLRVNQTLRILIVSRNPIRSEGCFGVLKSVQDNPESALELLDFSDSQVSREFDDLAKAVKVILPGLCVKTGVRRVEYKKELLPVFRASLPSSASN from the exons ATGGGCGTAATGGCTGGGGCACCCTGCGAGATATCTGGGGAGAACGAAGGGCCGGAGGAAGAGGCGGGGGCGGCCTCTGGGCCTCTCGGAGGGGTCCAGGAGGCCGCGGAGGTTGTGGACACGGATTCGGATTCTGACCTGGAGATGGAAGGTGCCCCTGAACAGG GAACCTGTCATCTTGGAGACCTTGTCAGGGTGCCCCTCTACCTGGGGCCTCACAGGGCCTTCAGCATCGTGCCTGCCTCCTGCTTTCAGCGCCAAGGGAGCGCCTCAGAGCTGACCCTGCGGCACCGTGGTCTAGGGCCACAG GGGGCCCAGATTCTGGCTTCTGTGTTGTCCTCCAGTCCCCACATCAAGCGGCTGGACCTTCGAGACAATGGGCTCTGTGCAGCTGGGGCAGAAGCCCTGGTAGGGGCCCTGAGCAAAAGCAGCTGCATCTGTG ATGTGGACCTATCGGAGAACCAGCTGGGAGCAGCGGGAGTCCAGGCCCTCTGTGCCGCCCTCATGGCAAACCCAGCTGTGCGAAAGTTGCAGCTGGCAGGAAATGACCTGGAGGAGCAGGCGGCCCGGTACCTGGCTGAGCTCTTGCTGGTCCACACGAGCCTGCAGTCCCTGGACCTGAGCTATAATGAGCTGAGTGATGGAGCAG GGGAGACCCTTGGACCAGCCCTGGCAGAAAACTCAGGACTCATCGAGCTTAACATGAGCTGGAATCACCTTCGAGGCCCAGGAGCTGTAGCCTTTGCCAGGGGACTGGAG TCAAACATCTTCCTGAAAGTCCTGGACATCTCATACAATGGCTTTGGTGACCCTGGGGCCTCTGCCATGGGTGAGGTCCTCAAGGCCAACAACGTGCTGGAGGAGCTCAACATGAG CAACAACCGCATCTCAGCAGTGGGagccctgggcctgggcctgggcctccgGGTCAACCAGACACTGAGGATTCTTATT GTGTCCAGGAATCCCATACGAAGTGAAGGCTGCTTTGGTGTTCTCAAGTCTGTCCAGGATAACCCAGAATCTGCCCTAGAACTGCTGGATTTCTCT GATAGCCAGGTGAGCAGAGAGTTTGATGACCTTGCTAAAGCAGTGAAGGTAATTCTTCCAGGGCTGTGCGTAAAAACTGGTGTTCGCAGAGTGGAATACAAAAAAGAGTTGCTGCCAGTCTTCAGAGCATCCCTACCATCATCTGCTTCTAACTGA